AGCAGGCCTCCTACCAGCACTTTCAGCCAGAAACCGGGCAAACCGAGCATACGTGAGAAAACTTCTTCAAATATTGGCGTTTCCTTCATAAAGATGTTCGCTCAATGTAAGTTAGTGAATGAGGCATTAAAAGAAAAATTGCAGGAGTTGCGTAATTGCGTGGAGACGGGTATCGATACTCTTATTCCTCCGGCAGCGACCCGGCCGACCCGGCTGCATCAGGCCATGCGTTACTCCATGGAAGCGGGCGGGAAGCGGATCCGTCCGGCATTGCTCATACTGGCCAGTGAATTATTCCCCACCGGCCACAACCCTCTGGCCGCTGCCGTCGCCGTGGAATGCCTCCACACCTACACCCTCATCCACGACGATTTACCAGCTGTTGACAACAGCGACCTGCGCCGCGGCCGCCCCGCCTGCCATAAGGAGTTCGACGAGGCGACCGCCATTCTCGCCGGCGATGCCCTGCTCACTTATGCTTTCCAACTGCTTGCGCACACTTACGACGACTGCCCGAAGCTCGCCACCGCGCTGATCGGCGACCTCGCCACCGCCAGCGGCAGCCAGCACCTCATCGGAGGGCAGATGGAGGACATTGAAAACGAGGGCAAGGCTGTGGAAGCGGGGACCCTGCACTACATCCACGAGAATAAAACCGCCGCCCTCCTCACCGCCGCCCTGCTCATGGGCCTGCGCTTCAGCGACCCCGGTCAGGATAAAGTCGAGGCCATGCGATTGGTCGGCACCCATCTCGGCCTGGCCTTTCAAATTATCGACGACATCCTCGACGCCACCTCGGACGCCGAAACCATGGGCAAACCCGTGGGCAACGACGCTTCGGCGAACAAATCCACCTACGTGGCCCTTCACGGTATCGAGGGCGCGCGCGCCGAGGCCGGGCGCCACACCGCAGCCGCCATCGAAGCCGCAAGAAAGCTTGGCGGCGAAAATGAAATACTCATTGCCCTGATTCAGGATTTGGGTGAGCGGATCAATTGATCGTCCCGTAGAAAGTACAGCAAGAAGGGCCGGACCTAGCGTGACCACATCCCCAACTCGTCTTTGACCGTGTTGTAAAATTCCGAGGCCAGCGCCTGCTGGTTCCCACGGAAATCGAAGATGGAATCGCCCAGCAGTGTTCCGAAAATACCTGTTTCGCGCGATCCCTCACCTTCGAAGCATACCAGAGGCACAAGCTCATCCGAATTTTTCAATTCGAGAGACACCCATATTTTCTCGTACCCATCCTGCCAGAATTCAAAACCGAAGTCGTTCCAATCCTCAAAACCAAAGCTTACGTCGCTCACCTGGTCATAACAAACGAAGTCGGATGCTTTTTTGAACCACCAGGTCTTACGGTAGATTTCTATATAGCGCTTCTCCCTTTCAAAAGTCACCACCCGCTTGCAGCTGAATAAATAAAACAACTGCTGCAGGAAGGAAGAACGGGCCACGATGCGCCCGGACGAGCGTACCACGCACGGTTTCAGACTGAGGAAATTCAAGGTTACGGTCTCTAAACTCATCGTTGTGCTCTGTCGTTCAGCGCGGTTCGTCTTTGATGCTTTGCTGCATCACCTTCAGTAATTCCCTCAAGCCCGGGTGCTCACTGCTGAAATAGCGATTGAAGTCAGGATTATAGATACTCTCTTCGATTATCTTTTCCCCTTTCTCATAGAAGGTCAGCGTCACCTTACTTGAAGTCGTCGATGCGCTGTAGCGTTCTCCACGTTGCATATATGTGACTCCGTCATCAGTCCTGGTTTCCAATGGCTTTGGATTTGTACTTCTCCGGAAACCAGTAATCTCCGAGTCAATGCCTTTAATTTCGGGCTTACTTAAGATCTTCGGCCGGGCGGCAATTGCCGAGTGCTTCTCTGGGGTATCCCGGTCGGGGCGTAGCAAAGCGGTGCATATGGTTTCCCCGCCTATCATCTCAAACTCGTAGATGTTATCAAAAACACGAAAGCAGCTGGACATCTCCATCTGTATCTGAATTCGATCACCCTCCTCCATATGGGACATGAGCGGCTGCGCTTCCACTTCCCATGAGAGCAGGCATATGAAAAAGATGAGACAGTATCTGGATCGTTGCTTCATTCGCTTATCGAGCTTCGCAACCGACCGCGGGCATAGTGGTTCAAGTGATTCTCGGATTTTCGAGCAGCTTACATGGGTTGACCTGAGCCGGCTGGTTCTACTTTTTTATTCGATGCTCGTGATTTTTCCTTCCGGTGTCGCTTTGATTATTCCACTAATCGGATCAGCATTGCTTTCAATTCCAACTGTATACTTGAAAACTTCGAGTCCGCTAGGATCAACTCCATAATCCACAATCATCATTAGGTAGCGTTCTGTTTTCGTCGGGAAATCCGGACCATACTTAATCCCGAACCCTTTAGTGACCAATTTATTTTTCGCTTCAAAGATGTCGTCTCCGATTTTAATCTCCGACCTTGCTGCTTCACTTTTTTCGGACACGACTTGATCTCTTTGCGAATTGCAACCTGCTAAGAATAAGACGATCAGTAAAATGGTAATTCGGTGTATCATTTTGTAGAACATTAAAGGAGTGGCGCGCCTACGGCGTTGCCACTTCCGCCTGGTTCATCTTATCTGGTCTGGAGTGCGATGGATTTGATTTTCACTAAGGATTTCTCCCCATTGACGTAAAAACCAATTCGATTCCCAGCAAGTTCAGGAAGCTTGGACTGACCGACACGCTTTCCGTTAATGTAAAAATAAATATTCTGACTTTTTTTCACAACTTGAATTT
The window above is part of the Coraliomargarita sinensis genome. Proteins encoded here:
- a CDS encoding polyprenyl synthetase family protein; translated protein: MNEALKEKLQELRNCVETGIDTLIPPAATRPTRLHQAMRYSMEAGGKRIRPALLILASELFPTGHNPLAAAVAVECLHTYTLIHDDLPAVDNSDLRRGRPACHKEFDEATAILAGDALLTYAFQLLAHTYDDCPKLATALIGDLATASGSQHLIGGQMEDIENEGKAVEAGTLHYIHENKTAALLTAALLMGLRFSDPGQDKVEAMRLVGTHLGLAFQIIDDILDATSDAETMGKPVGNDASANKSTYVALHGIEGARAEAGRHTAAAIEAARKLGGENEILIALIQDLGERIN